The Sulfurospirillum deleyianum DSM 6946 nucleotide sequence AAGAGATTCATGAAGCCTATCGCCTTTTGATGACCTATACAGAAGAGTTTCGCTTTCGCTTTAGTCAAGAGGAGTTTCAAGGGCAGTTTCCTTTTTCTGATTCTCAAAAAGGGGATTGGCTTTACAAATTCTAATCCTTGATATAACTCAATCTTTTTGGCGCTTTTTTTCATTATAATACGCCAAATTTAACAAGGAGTTCTCATGGAAATCAATAACATTCAAATCTGCAACGTCTGTATGCGCACAAGTGAAGAGAACAGTAATGCTGTTTTTATCAAAGCGATGAAAGGTGGCGAAGAGATTCATACGTGTACGAGCTGTATTCCACACATTATTCATGGAAGTGGTGACGTTGTCAAATCCAACGCACAAGTTGCCGCTGAATTTCAAAAATAACTCTTTTACATGTAAGGATTAACTCCTTACATGTAAAGCGTTTTAACTACTTCATTGCCGCATCAAAACGTGCATTGACCTCATTCCAATTCACCACACTCCACCAATTTTTCAAATAATCTGCTCGTTTATTTTGATACTTAAGATAATACGCATGTTCCCAGACATCTGCCGCTAAGATTGGCATTCCCTTCGCTTCTGTGACGTCCATGAGAGGATTGTCCTGATTGGGTGTTGATGTCACTGCTAATTTTTTATCTGCGGTAACGATAACCCACGCCCAACCTGAGCCAAAACGAGTCGCTCCTGCTTTTTCAAACGCCTCTTTCATCTTCTCTAAACTTCCAAAATCACGCTCAATCGCTTTAGAAAGTGAAGCTGATGGCGTACCGCCTTTTCCCACAGGCGCCATGAGTTTCCAAAAAAGTGCATGGTTATAGTGTCCACCACCGTTATTTCTCACCGCTGCATTGTATTTGGAAATTGATGCCATTATTTGCTCCACACTCATCCCTTTCAATTCAGGATACGTTGCGACTTGCGCATTAAGATTTGAAACATACGCTTGATGATGTTTACCATGATGGATCTGCATGGTCTCTTTATCAATCACGGGCTCTAAGGCATCATATCCATAGGGTAAAGGCGCTAAGCTAAACGCATCTGCTGCCATCAATGCAGGAACAAAAAGCCATGAAAAAACCAGTGCCATCCAACGCTTACGTAGAAGAGATTTTTGAAACATATAACGCCTCCTAGAAGATTTTATAAAGTTGATTTTATCACAAAAATGTCACAACTCTGAATAGATTTTATAGGGAAAAGAATTAAAATACGCTGAGAAAAAAAGGGTAAAAAATGAAATAAAAAACGTCAGAAAAAAGAAGAGAAAGGAGCAAAAAAGGCTTTTGCTCCTTAGATAAATTAAGAGGTTTTTACGCCTCTTCTACTTCATTTGAAAAATCTGAACTTGCAAGACGATTTAACTGTCTCCATCTGCGTTGTGCATCTTTTTTATTGTGGTCAAACAGTTCTTGTGCATGTTCTGGATTTGACTTTTTAAGCGATGCGTAACGTACCTCATTCATCAAGAAGTCATCATACAATGACCAATCAGGCTCTTTTCCTGTAATCTTAACTGGATTTTCACCTTTTTCTGCCAAACGTGGGTCATAGGTATAAATTGGCCAGTAACCACACTTGGTTGCAAGTTCTCCTTGATTTCCTGATTTGCTTAATCCCCCTTTAATACCATGGGCAATACATGGTGAGTAAGCAATAATCAGTGAGACTCCAGGATACGCTTCGGCTGCTTCAAAGGCTTTAATGGTTTGCGCTGCAGAGGCATTTGAGTTAATCTGTGCAACAAAAACGTTACCATACGTCATCGCAATATACCCCAAATCTTTTTTCTGACTCGGTTTACCCGCTGCTGTAAATTGAGCGATAGAACCTGCACGAGATGATTTAGAACTCTGACCACCTGTGTTCGAGTAAACCTCTGTATCGAGTACCAAAATGTTAACATCCTCACCGCTGGCAATAACATGATCTAATCCGCCATAACCAATGTCATACGCCCAACCATCTCCACCAAAAATCCATTGTGATTTTTTCGCAATGTACTGTTTGAGGCTTAAAATAATGTCCGCACCTGCAGCACTTGGATTCGCTTGTAAAAGAGGAACTAAAAGATCACGAATTTCAGCAGATTTTACTCTGTCATCTCTAAACTCAATCCAATCTTTATAGAGTGCAGCAATGGCATTAGGTGCTTTGTCTAAAGAAGCTTCCATGACAGTGTGAATACGATGACGAATTGTCTCATTGGCGACATGCATACCCAAACCAAACTCTGCATTGTCTTCAAACAGTGAGTTCGCCCATGCAGGACCAAATCCTTTGTCGTTTTTACGGTACGGTGTTGAAGGCGCTGAACCACCATAAATAGAAGAACAACCTGTTGCATTGGCAATCATCATGCTATCGCCAAAAAGACGTGTAGCAAGTGTGATATAAGGTGTTTCACCACATCCTGGACATGCTGCGTGGAACTCAAAAAGTGGTTGTGCAAATAAAGCACCCTTGACGGTATTTTTAGAGAGAATATCATCTTTATAGGTCACTTTTTTGAAGAGGTAATCTGCGTTAATTTGCTCTCCAGCATCAATACTCTCTTGCAATGGAACCATCACCAAAGATTTCTCTTTCGTAGGGCATGCCTCTGCACAAAGATCACATCCTGTACAATCTAATGAAGAGACTTGGATTTTATACTTTAAGCCTTTTAGCTCTTTACCTTTTGCATCAAGCGCATGCGTTTTAACACCCTCAGGTGCTGCTGCAAACTCTGCATCATTAATAAGAAATGGACGAATAACAGCGTGTGGGCACACAAACGCACATTGATTACATTGAATACAATTCTCTTCAATCCATTTTGGAACCATAACACCAACACCACGTTTTTCATACTCTGTGGTGCCATGTTCAAATGTACCATCTTCGTAGCCTTTGAAAACAGAAACAGGTAAGCTATCTCCACGTGCAGCATTGACTGGTTTTGCGATGGCTTCAACAAATGGGGTACCTTTGTATTTGACTTCTTGCTGAACTTTGACCTCATCAACCAAATGAGCCCAAGATGGATCCACATCGACTTTTACTAAACCATTGGCTCCCACATCAATCGCTTTGTAGTTAAGCTCAACAATGTGTTCACCTTTTTTGTGATACGTTTTATACGCTTGCTTTTTCATAAACTCTTGCGCTTTTTCAAAATCAATAATTTCGGCAAGCTTGAAAAAAGCAGATTGCATAATGGTATTGCTTCGATTTCCTAAACCAATATCACGTGCTAATTTTGTCGCATTAATAATGTAAAATTTGACTTTTTTCATAGCTAAAATACGTTTGACTTTGTTTGGAATTCGCTTAATCGTCTCATCCGCATCCCAAATTGAATTAAGCAAGAAGGTACCATTTTCTCTGATACCATCAATGACGTCATACAATTCAAGATATGCAGCTACTGAACAGGCGACAAAATGTGGGTTAGATACAAGGTAGGTTGAACGAATCGGATGTTTTCCAAAACGAAGATGTGAACGGGTAAAACCACCTGATTTTTTGGAGTCATACGCAAAATAAGCTTGCGCATACATATCTGTCTCATCACCAATGATTTTAATCGAACTTTTATTGGCACCAACCGTACCATCAGCACCCAATCCATAAAATAAACACTCTTTTGTCTCAGGTTCACCCAAACTCATCTTCTCTTTAACATCAAGAGATTTAAAGGTGACATCATCCACGATACCTACAGTAAAATCATTTTTAGGTTCAGCCAATTTGAGGTTTTCAAACACAGCCAACATTTGCGCTGGATCAACGTCTTTTGAAGAGAGACCATAACGTCCACCCACAATAATAGGCGCATTTTTGTGACCGTAGAATGCTGCTCTCATATCAAGATACAATGGTTCACCAATAGAGCCTGCCTCTTTGGTTCTATCTAAAACAGCAATTTTTTTAACCGATTCTGGCATAACATCCATAAGATACTTAATACTAAATGGGCGGTAAAGATGTGGTGTAATCAAACCTACTTTTTCACCCTGACTCATTAAATAATCAATGGTCTCTTTTAAACACTCCGTAACAGAACCCATTGCCACAATGATTCTATCCGCATCTTGTGCACCATAATAAGTAAAAGGTTTATATTCACGTCCTGTCTCTTTAGAGATTTCAGCCATATAGTGGGCTACAATATCAGGTAAGGCATCGTAAAATTTGTTTTGTGCTTCTCTACCTTGGAAGTAGATATCGTCATTTTGAGCGGTACCACGTGTTTTAGGTGATTCAGGATTTAACGCTTCATCACGAAAACGCTGAACTGCTTCTTTGTCCAATAATCTCTCAAAAACCGCATAATCCATCACTTCAATTTTTTGAATTTCATGTGATGTTCTAAAACCATCAAAAAAGTGCATAAAAGGAACACGCCCTTTAATGGCCGCTAAGTGTGCCACACCTGCTAAATCCATGACTTGCTGTACAGAACCGCTTGAGAGCATGGCATAGCCTGTTTGACGTGCGGCATAAACATCTTGATGGTCTCCAAAAATAGAAAGCGCATGGGTTGCAAGAGTACGAGCAGCGACATGGATAACACTTGGAAGTAAGCCACCTGCCATTTTGTACATATTCGGGATTTTAAGTAGCAAGCCCTGTGAAGCAGTATACGTTGTTGTGAGTGCTCCTGCTTGCAATGATCCATGCACCGTTCCAGCAGCACCACCCTCACTTTGCATTTCAACCACTTTAACAGGCATACCAAAAAGATTTTTTTTACCTTGTGAAGCCCAAATATCCGTAAAATCCGCCATAGGTGAAGAAGGTGTAATTGGATAGATACCTGCCACTTCTGTAAAAGCATACGATGCATACGCAGCAGCTTCGTTACCATCCATTGTTTTCATGACTTTAGCCATTAAAATCCCCTTTTTATTAGTTTAATTTATTTTGTTTTCTACGTGTAAACTGATGACATTCTGATTCTACATAGCATTTTCTTAATAACTCATAAATGAAACTTAAGCCTCAATCGTTTAATAAAATTTTAACAATTTCAACCTATTTTTGCCACCAATTTCACGGCATCCAAAGCATCACGTACCACATAGCGGGTATGCGCCAACAACTCAGCATGGGTACTGTACCCACATAACACACCAATTCCCTCAACACCCGCCTCTTTGGCTGCAATTAAATCCATAGGAGTATCCCCAATCATCCACGCCAAAGAAGCCTCTTTACCAAGCGTTTGTAATGCCTTTTGAATAGGCTCAGGATGGGGTTTTGGATACGTCACTGATTCTCTACCAATCAAAACTTGAAAATAGTGCATGACCCCCATATGTTCCAAAAGTTCTTCAGAATAACGTGCGGTCTTTGTGGTCACAATACCAAGGGTTGCGATGCGAGAGGCCTGTTCAATCGCCTCACGAGCCAAAGGAAGCAAAGTGGTTTTTTGACGTGAAATTAAGCGATAATGCTCTTTATACGCCGCTACATAATCATTCGCTTCCATACTAGCAATACCCAAACGCATAAACATGACATCCAAAGGATGCCCAATCAGCTTTTTAATTGCCTCTTCTTCAGGAACTATGCGTCCAAATGTCTCATACGCCACGCCAAAACTCTCCACAATGGCGTCAGTGGAATCAATCAGTGTTCCATCTAAATCAAATAAAATCGTTTTCATCATTTACCTTAATAGAGCTTTTACATGTAAAGATATATTATAACTTTAACACGATTAAAAAGGAGATATTATGCTTAAACAAACACTTATTCTATTAACCCCACTAATGCTCTGTGCGGCAAATTGGCAAGATACTTTAAATACTGCAGTTAATGCCGCATCGAGTACACAAACAACGACCAAAACGACCACCACTTCGCAAAGTACGGCGACATCAGGTGTCAAGGAAGCACTCAGTTTAGGAGCCAAACAAGCCGTCTCTTTGTTGGGTAAAGAGAACGGCTATCTGAATAACAGTGCCGTTAAAATTCCTCTGCCCTCTTCCATGAAACCTATTGCCACAGCCGCTGAAAAACTAGGAGGCAAAAGCTACGTCGATGATTTTGTTAAAACGATGAATACCGCCGCTACCAAATCCGTTCCTAAAACAGCCTCAATTCTTAGTGATACGATCTCTTCGATGAGCGTTGAGGATGCACAGGCCATTGTCAGTGGTGGCAATACTGCCGCAACGGATTATTTTAAAACCAAAGCAGGTAGCAAGCTCTTAAGTGCGATTATGCCGATTATCAAAGAGAGTATCAGTGAAAGTCAAGTGATGAGCTCTTATCAAGCCCTTAAAGGCTTTGCAGGTGGCAGTAGCGCAACCCAAGCCATTGGCAATAATGCTCTGGTTGGACAAGCCTCTTCTTTAGCCAAAGGCTTAGGCATGGGAGATGCACTTCCGAGTGGGGATGAAGATATTGAGAGTTATATTGGGCGTAAAACCCTCGATGGACTTTTTTATATGATTGGGGAGAAAGAAAAAGCCTTGCGTAGCAATCCTTTGGCAAGTGGTAGTTCGATTATTCAACAAGTCTTTGGAAAGTAACAAGAGGTATTCCATCTAGCCTAACGCTAGATGGAATAAAAGGTTTATTTTTTAAAGAGTGCGTCTACTCTTCTGTTTTCAGCACGACCCGCTTCTGTATCGTTGGTTGCAACAGGTTTGCTCTCACCATACGCTTCAGTTGTTACTTTCGCAGCCGCAACACCTAAATTTGAAAGTGCTTTAGCCACCGCTTTTGCACGGCTATCAGAAAGTTTTTGGTTATACGCATCGCTACCTTTAGAGTCAGTGTGTCCCTCTAAAACAACGCTATATCCTGGATTTTGTTTCATAAAATCTGCTACTTTTTGAATTTCAGGCATAAACGCTGGTTTTACGACAGATTTGTCAAAGTCAAACTTTACATGTAAACGAATAATTTTGGTACAACCATCAACATCAACAACGGTACCTTTTGGTGTATTTGGACATTTATCTTTGTCATCATATACGCCATCCATATCGCTATCTTTTGGTGCAATAGGTGCTGCAACAGGAGCTGGTTTTGGCTCAGCTTTTGCTACCACAGGTGCTGCTTTTGGACTAAATGGAATAGCAAAACCTAGGCTATAAAATAGGTTATTATCGCCATGGTCAAATTTAACCGCATGACGTACTTCTGCTTTAAGTGCAAAGTTATCGCTTACCCAATATTTGACACCACCACCGTATTGTGCAAACATGCTATCGTCATTGTCATTTGCAGAGTTGCTCAAATCTTCATGACCCAAACCTACCAAAGCATAAAGCGCTGTTTCAGGAGTTAATTTGTACTCTTTAACAACGTTTGCATAGTAGCGATTAATGTTTGTATCTTTCGTACTTTTTTCATAATCAACATCATCACTTCTGTCATAACCTAACTCGATTTGACTTACAATGTTGCTATCAAGATTGATACCAAATCGTAGACCATACGTCAATTGACTGTGAATGTCAAGATTGCCTTCTGGATAAACACCACCAATGGTTGGTGTCACCTCATAGTTGTATGCTGTTGGAGCAGCCAATGCAAGCGTTGCCAACGCTGCTAATGAAAATAGCGATTTTTTCATATTTCATCCTTTTGGGAAAATTTTCTTTTTTTAAAGTTAAAAACGAATTGTAACACACTCCATACAAAAAGAGGTTTAAAGTTCTGGTTTAATCCAATCAACAGCATTATGCATAATACCAATCAGCGACGTGGAGACGGGATGTATCTCCTTATTGACGGCGGTAATGCTATTTGGAATCACTAAGAAAAGATAAGGATTATCTGCAACAATATGCGCAAAAATCTCCCGATACAGTGCGTCAAATTTTTCTTGATTCACCGTTTTTTCTGCTTCTTTAATCAGCGCATCGACTTTTTCATTGTGATAACCCACAAAATTAAAGCCTCCTTTGCGCTGCGACTCACTGTGCCATATACTATACGCATCAGGCTTTAGACCTAAAGACCATCCCATTAAAACCGCCTCAAACTTACGGGGCAATACCACTGTATTTAAAAAAGCTTGCCACTCCATCACACGCAGCTTCATCACAACCCCTGCTTCTTTAAGTTGATGCTGTAAAACCTGTGCCGAATAACTCCCACTGCCACTCGCACTCGTGGAGAGCTCAAATATCAATGGATTTTCTGCATCATAGCCCGCCTCTTTTAAAAGCGCTTTAGCTTTAGCAATATCTCTTTTAGGCGCTTCAATCTGTGCATTAAACGCTCCTGTGCCAGACATAAAAGGACCTGTGCAGACTTTGCCATGCCCAAAATGCAAAATATCAACCAACGCTTCTCTATCAATCGCCAAAGAGAGCGCTTCTCGCACACGTGGGTCTTTAAACTTCGCCTCTTTTAAATTAAATCCTATATACGAATAAGAATGAGCGCTCTCTTCATAAATCGTATAATACTGACGAAAATCCTCATCAATTTGACGCTCTAATTGCAAAGGTGTTAAGGTGCCTATATCAAGTTTTTTCGATTTAAGCATCATAAATTCCGCCGCACGATCAGGTAAATAGTGAAAAATAATCTCATCAATATAGGGTTTATGGATAAAATAATTCGCATTAGCGTGAAGCACAATGTTTTTAGAAATCGCAAATGATTCTAAAGTATAAGAGCCTGTCCCAATGGGAGATTGGTTAAAAGAGCTTGTCATCAACGCTTTTTCATCACGCAAAATATGCTCAGGCAACACTTCCATCATCCAGATTTCTAAGGCTTTAAAATAGGGATATTTATACTTGACTTCAATTTTATACGGGTCTAAAATCTTTACATGTAAAACATGCGTAAATCCTGAAGAGTAAGGCGTAAAGATAGAAGGCGAGAGAATGGTCTCATAAGTAAAAAGGATATCCTTCGCACTAAAAGGCGTTCCATCACTCCATGTCACATCCTCTCTTAATTCAAAGACCAGCGTTGTATCGTCTATAAAAGAGTAGTTTTTCGCCAATTCAGGAACAACCCTTCCCTCTTTGTCATAGCGAAGCAGGGCATTAAAAATCCATCTTGAAACTTCTGAACTTGTCGCATCCGTTGAAAGAATAGGATTTAGACGACTAGGATTGGCAGCAATGGACAAATGAAGCGTACTTGCGCTCACAGACGATAGACAAAAAATAAGCATCCATAAAAGTGTTTTCATAAAGGGATTATATTAGATTTTTGGGCAAAAAAAAAGCTTCCAGATCGGGCAAAATCTGGAAGCTTTATAAAGAAGTTAAGTTATTCACAAAAAGGAGGTAATTGTCTTGGTAGTGAAAGTATAGAGAAGTTGTTTAAACGCTCTCTAAATCATTGGTAAATAAAAAGTTAATAAGAGTTATTTTCTCTTTTTTTATCTTCTTTTTTAAAATTTGAGGTTAAACTGCTCCTATAAAAGTCTTCTATTTAGGAATAACCATGACATTAGCAACCCTAACTGATTATTGTCTTGATTTCACAGGCGCAACAAAAGAGTACCCTTTTGATGAAACAACGGCTGTTTTTAAAGTAGGAAACAAAATATTTGCTCTCCTTGACGAAGAGAGTCATCCCCCTCGTATCAATGTCAAATGTGACCCTTACTATGCCAAAGAACTACGTGAAATATACCCCTGCGTTTTAGCAGGGTATCATATGAACAAAAAACATTGGAATACAATTATCTGCAATGATAGCATTGAGTCTTCTTTAATCTTTGGATGGATAGATGATTCTTATGAGCTTGTCTTTAAAGGACTCTCGTTGAAAATGAAAGCATTTATTTCCAGTACTTAAAAAACTTTTCGCTTCCAAAACGCTTCCGCTTCTTCTAGCTCCTCTTCACTAAAAACCGCAATACCAGCACTCTGCAACGCTTTACACGCCACCCCAGAATCATTAACTTTCGTATGCGAAAACGTTCCATCGTAGATAACGCCTTTTCCACACGAAGGGCTTCTAGCTTTTAAAATTGCCATAACAGCCCCCTCTTCTTTCGCAATGCGTAAGGCTTCCAAAGCTCCTTTTTCAAATGCGTCAGTTACCTCTTCTCCCGCAGAATTAACCACACGAAAAGAGCCATACACCACTTCTGAGGGCAAACGAGGAATACTTAAACCACCTAAAACTTCAGGGCACAAAGCAACGAGAACACCCTCCTCTTGCCACTGCGCCACTCTTTTTACATGTAAAGCATTGTTACCACCATCATACTTCACATTTTCGCCCATTAAACAAGCACTGATTAAAATTTTTGGTTTCATTATCCGATGATGGCAGAGACAATCTCTTTAGCTTTTTTCTTTGCCGCTTCTACTTCATCAAGCACTAATGCCACCGCCATTCTTCGCCCCACATGACTCACAGGTTTCCCAAAAACACGCACAAAGGAGTTTTTAGAAAAGGCACTCTCAGGAATTTCAAGGGTTGGCAAATGCTCCTCTTTCAGACTTTTAAACGCCCCACTCGCACCCGCTCCGTAAAAGGTAAAATCAAGCGGTAAGCCAAGAACGGCTCTTACATGTAAGGCAAATTCGCTCTGACTTTGGGTTATCATCGTGACCATGCCTGTGTCATGCGGACGAGGACTCAGCTCAGAAAAATAGACCTCATCATTTTTCACAAAAAATTCCACGCCAAATAGACCACGACCCCCTAAACCATCCGTCACCGTTTTTGCCATCACTTGCGCTTTAGCTAAAACTTCAGGCTTCATAGGAACAGGCTGCCAACTCAAAACATAATCCCCATTTTCTTGTATATGACCTATTGGCTCACAAAAAACAGTCTCTTTGCCATTGCGAACCGTAAGAAGCGTAATCTCATAATCAAATGGCACAAACTCCTCAACGATGAGTTCACTCGCATCGCCTCTGGCTTCTTTAGCAATCTCCCACGATTTTTGAATGTCCGCTTCGCTTCTAATCACACTTTGCCCATGCCCTGAAGAACTCATCACAGGCTTAACCACGCAAGGAATGCCCAGCTTTTTAGTCGCTTCTTGAAGCTCTTCAAGCGTCTTAACAAAAACATAACCACTCGTTTTAAGCCCCAATTTTTCAGCGGCAAACTCACGAATATTTTTACGATTCATCGTCTTTTTAACCGCGTCCGCATTAGGAATGACACAAAAACCCTCTTTCTCCGCTTCAATAAGTGCTTCGATACTGAGTGCTTCCACTTCAGGCAAGATATACATCGGTTTTTCGAGACGAATCACCTCTAAAAGAGCTTCTTTATTTTTCATGTTGATGACATAGCTTTTATTGGCAACCAAATGTGCAGGTGCTTGCGGATACGAATCCACCGCTACGGTTTCAATGCCCAAACGTGTTGCTTCGATAACGACTTCTTTGCCCAGCTCACCACTGCCAATGAGCATGATTTTCGTACTGTTACTTTTAAGGGGAGTTGTAAAGTGCATGATGTCCTCTTTGTGTTAGTTTAAGAGATTTTACACAAAAGAGGTTTAAGAAATGAAAGGTATTCTAAATTTTATCGCGGAGAGTTGGATATACTGTTTATCAAAATCCGATTTTACATGTAAAGGTAATTCATGGAATTTCTTCCCCACATTCTCCTGCTAAGCTCCATTTTTGTCTTTGGCTATTTCTGGCTCAAACCGCGCACCAAGCCAAAACCAAGTCCGCAAAAACAAGAAGAGATTCGTGAAATGTACCGACAAAGACTCCACACAGAGCTTTCACGCATCGAAAATTCTGATGAGCGTCAAACAAAAAAAATTGCACTACTCAAAGAATTTTCTAAAGAGTTAGAGTTTAACCTCTTTTTTGATAAAGATGATGTTCAAGTATTGATGAAAGAATTGGCAGGATATTAACATAGAATTTACAAGAATAAGGAAAGAATTTGAGTCGATTTACAATTAAAATAGGCAATCAAGAATTTACGTCAAAAACACAAGCCCTTACTTTTTATAAAATTATTTTAAATGCCTACAAAGTGGGTGAAGAATTAAATAGACAAGATTTTGCAAGTGTTAAAAATCTTGTCTATCGTGATTTTGAAAATGAAGAAATCGAAGCATACGAAAAAGAAACAGGTGATTATTTAAAATCAGTTACAGTAGATTTGCACCCTGACTTTAGAGGCACTCAATGTTTTTTTCTTTTATACCAATCTGGCA carries:
- the nifJ gene encoding pyruvate:ferredoxin (flavodoxin) oxidoreductase, which encodes MAKVMKTMDGNEAAAYASYAFTEVAGIYPITPSSPMADFTDIWASQGKKNLFGMPVKVVEMQSEGGAAGTVHGSLQAGALTTTYTASQGLLLKIPNMYKMAGGLLPSVIHVAARTLATHALSIFGDHQDVYAARQTGYAMLSSGSVQQVMDLAGVAHLAAIKGRVPFMHFFDGFRTSHEIQKIEVMDYAVFERLLDKEAVQRFRDEALNPESPKTRGTAQNDDIYFQGREAQNKFYDALPDIVAHYMAEISKETGREYKPFTYYGAQDADRIIVAMGSVTECLKETIDYLMSQGEKVGLITPHLYRPFSIKYLMDVMPESVKKIAVLDRTKEAGSIGEPLYLDMRAAFYGHKNAPIIVGGRYGLSSKDVDPAQMLAVFENLKLAEPKNDFTVGIVDDVTFKSLDVKEKMSLGEPETKECLFYGLGADGTVGANKSSIKIIGDETDMYAQAYFAYDSKKSGGFTRSHLRFGKHPIRSTYLVSNPHFVACSVAAYLELYDVIDGIRENGTFLLNSIWDADETIKRIPNKVKRILAMKKVKFYIINATKLARDIGLGNRSNTIMQSAFFKLAEIIDFEKAQEFMKKQAYKTYHKKGEHIVELNYKAIDVGANGLVKVDVDPSWAHLVDEVKVQQEVKYKGTPFVEAIAKPVNAARGDSLPVSVFKGYEDGTFEHGTTEYEKRGVGVMVPKWIEENCIQCNQCAFVCPHAVIRPFLINDAEFAAAPEGVKTHALDAKGKELKGLKYKIQVSSLDCTGCDLCAEACPTKEKSLVMVPLQESIDAGEQINADYLFKKVTYKDDILSKNTVKGALFAQPLFEFHAACPGCGETPYITLATRLFGDSMMIANATGCSSIYGGSAPSTPYRKNDKGFGPAWANSLFEDNAEFGLGMHVANETIRHRIHTVMEASLDKAPNAIAALYKDWIEFRDDRVKSAEIRDLLVPLLQANPSAAGADIILSLKQYIAKKSQWIFGGDGWAYDIGYGGLDHVIASGEDVNILVLDTEVYSNTGGQSSKSSRAGSIAQFTAAGKPSQKKDLGYIAMTYGNVFVAQINSNASAAQTIKAFEAAEAYPGVSLIIAYSPCIAHGIKGGLSKSGNQGELATKCGYWPIYTYDPRLAEKGENPVKITGKEPDWSLYDDFLMNEVRYASLKKSNPEHAQELFDHNKKDAQRRWRQLNRLASSDFSNEVEEA
- a CDS encoding HAD family hydrolase gives rise to the protein MKTILFDLDGTLIDSTDAIVESFGVAYETFGRIVPEEEAIKKLIGHPLDVMFMRLGIASMEANDYVAAYKEHYRLISRQKTTLLPLAREAIEQASRIATLGIVTTKTARYSEELLEHMGVMHYFQVLIGRESVTYPKPHPEPIQKALQTLGKEASLAWMIGDTPMDLIAAKEAGVEGIGVLCGYSTHAELLAHTRYVVRDALDAVKLVAKIG
- a CDS encoding DUF4197 domain-containing protein, which codes for MLKQTLILLTPLMLCAANWQDTLNTAVNAASSTQTTTKTTTTSQSTATSGVKEALSLGAKQAVSLLGKENGYLNNSAVKIPLPSSMKPIATAAEKLGGKSYVDDFVKTMNTAATKSVPKTASILSDTISSMSVEDAQAIVSGGNTAATDYFKTKAGSKLLSAIMPIIKESISESQVMSSYQALKGFAGGSSATQAIGNNALVGQASSLAKGLGMGDALPSGDEDIESYIGRKTLDGLFYMIGEKEKALRSNPLASGSSIIQQVFGK
- a CDS encoding superoxide dismutase; this translates as MFQKSLLRKRWMALVFSWLFVPALMAADAFSLAPLPYGYDALEPVIDKETMQIHHGKHHQAYVSNLNAQVATYPELKGMSVEQIMASISKYNAAVRNNGGGHYNHALFWKLMAPVGKGGTPSASLSKAIERDFGSLEKMKEAFEKAGATRFGSGWAWVIVTADKKLAVTSTPNQDNPLMDVTEAKGMPILAADVWEHAYYLKYQNKRADYLKNWWSVVNWNEVNARFDAAMK
- a CDS encoding OmpA family protein, translated to MKKSLFSLAALATLALAAPTAYNYEVTPTIGGVYPEGNLDIHSQLTYGLRFGINLDSNIVSQIELGYDRSDDVDYEKSTKDTNINRYYANVVKEYKLTPETALYALVGLGHEDLSNSANDNDDSMFAQYGGGVKYWVSDNFALKAEVRHAVKFDHGDNNLFYSLGFAIPFSPKAAPVVAKAEPKPAPVAAPIAPKDSDMDGVYDDKDKCPNTPKGTVVDVDGCTKIIRLHVKFDFDKSVVKPAFMPEIQKVADFMKQNPGYSVVLEGHTDSKGSDAYNQKLSDSRAKAVAKALSNLGVAAAKVTTEAYGESKPVATNDTEAGRAENRRVDALFKK
- a CDS encoding DUF523 domain-containing protein gives rise to the protein MKPKILISACLMGENVKYDGGNNALHVKRVAQWQEEGVLVALCPEVLGGLSIPRLPSEVVYGSFRVVNSAGEEVTDAFEKGALEALRIAKEEGAVMAILKARSPSCGKGVIYDGTFSHTKVNDSGVACKALQSAGIAVFSEEELEEAEAFWKRKVF
- a CDS encoding MmcQ/YjbR family DNA-binding protein is translated as MTLATLTDYCLDFTGATKEYPFDETTAVFKVGNKIFALLDEESHPPRINVKCDPYYAKELREIYPCVLAGYHMNKKHWNTIICNDSIESSLIFGWIDDSYELVFKGLSLKMKAFISST
- a CDS encoding peptide-binding protein, encoding MKTLLWMLIFCLSSVSASTLHLSIAANPSRLNPILSTDATSSEVSRWIFNALLRYDKEGRVVPELAKNYSFIDDTTLVFELREDVTWSDGTPFSAKDILFTYETILSPSIFTPYSSGFTHVLHVKILDPYKIEVKYKYPYFKALEIWMMEVLPEHILRDEKALMTSSFNQSPIGTGSYTLESFAISKNIVLHANANYFIHKPYIDEIIFHYLPDRAAEFMMLKSKKLDIGTLTPLQLERQIDEDFRQYYTIYEESAHSYSYIGFNLKEAKFKDPRVREALSLAIDREALVDILHFGHGKVCTGPFMSGTGAFNAQIEAPKRDIAKAKALLKEAGYDAENPLIFELSTSASGSGSYSAQVLQHQLKEAGVVMKLRVMEWQAFLNTVVLPRKFEAVLMGWSLGLKPDAYSIWHSESQRKGGFNFVGYHNEKVDALIKEAEKTVNQEKFDALYREIFAHIVADNPYLFLVIPNSITAVNKEIHPVSTSLIGIMHNAVDWIKPEL